From Humisphaera borealis, the proteins below share one genomic window:
- a CDS encoding DUF1569 domain-containing protein: MTINTQSDPGRRKIRFESLDDILADVERLAEAERNGKLERVGNWTFGQSLGHMATWVGYTYDGIPLKIPFLLRLLLRPMKRRMLRTKMRPGLRIPGTTEGTLGTELLSTEEGLSRFKAAIERLRREPPTKPHMFFGQMTHDEWISLQLRHAECHLATLRIKGT, encoded by the coding sequence ATGACCATCAATACGCAATCAGACCCGGGCCGCCGCAAAATTCGATTCGAATCATTGGACGACATTCTCGCCGATGTAGAGCGACTCGCCGAGGCCGAACGCAACGGCAAGCTGGAACGCGTGGGCAACTGGACCTTCGGTCAGTCGCTCGGTCACATGGCGACTTGGGTCGGGTACACCTACGACGGAATCCCTCTGAAAATCCCGTTCCTGCTCCGCCTCTTGCTTCGCCCCATGAAGCGACGAATGCTCCGGACGAAGATGCGGCCGGGACTGCGGATTCCCGGTACTACTGAAGGAACACTTGGCACTGAACTGCTCTCGACCGAAGAGGGGCTGTCGCGGTTCAAAGCCGCGATCGAACGACTGAGACGCGAGCCTCCGACGAAGCCGCATATGTTCTTCGGCCAGATGACGCACGACGAGTGGATCAGTCTGCAACTGCGACACGCCGAGTGCCATCTTGCCACCCTGCGGATCAAAGGCACGTAG
- a CDS encoding DUF1501 domain-containing protein: MGTCTGPSGPETRPASRRDFLRHAGGGFGMLALASLLAKDGLLAAGAPPTPAAGNPLAAKPTHFAAKAKSVIFLFMSGGPSHVDLFDPKPDLIRLAGQPIPESFGTFKTRRAVAKNKLLPPLRPFKKYGHCGMDVSDLLPNIAGCVDDLCLLRGCYGDSVTHPESVYLMNTGTILMGKPSLGSWVAYGLGSESENMPAFCVLPDPAGWVKGGAPAWGNGFLPAAYQGTILRGGESPILNLKTPAGVSDKQQAATVDLINRLNRANPASVSGDSELSARSAAYELAFRMQAHAPGVVDISTETNATRRMYGLDNQATAEFGLRCLFARRMVERGVRFVQLYCGDTNGWDAHNKIEANHGKLCAESDLPVAGLLKDLKSRGLLDSTLVIWGGEFGRTPMSESNDGRDHNPHGFCMWMAGGGVKGGQIIGATDAVGLRATEDRTHVHDIHATILHLMGMDHTRLTFRHNGRDERLTDVAGNVIAKALA, encoded by the coding sequence ATGGGAACCTGCACCGGCCCTTCCGGTCCTGAAACCCGTCCCGCCTCGCGGCGCGACTTCCTCCGCCATGCCGGCGGGGGGTTCGGAATGCTGGCGCTCGCATCGCTGCTGGCAAAAGACGGCTTGCTCGCCGCAGGTGCGCCTCCGACGCCCGCTGCTGGCAACCCGCTCGCCGCCAAGCCGACCCACTTTGCCGCCAAGGCCAAGAGCGTCATCTTCCTGTTCATGTCCGGCGGGCCGAGCCATGTCGACTTGTTCGACCCCAAGCCCGACCTGATTCGCCTGGCCGGCCAGCCGATTCCCGAGTCGTTCGGCACGTTCAAGACCCGCCGGGCGGTGGCGAAGAACAAGCTGCTTCCGCCGCTGCGGCCGTTCAAGAAGTACGGGCACTGTGGGATGGACGTCTCCGACCTGCTGCCCAACATCGCCGGCTGCGTGGACGACCTGTGCCTGCTCCGCGGCTGTTACGGCGACAGTGTCACCCACCCCGAATCCGTCTACCTCATGAACACCGGCACCATCCTGATGGGCAAGCCGAGTCTGGGTTCGTGGGTGGCGTACGGCTTGGGGAGCGAGAGCGAGAACATGCCGGCGTTCTGCGTTTTGCCCGACCCCGCCGGCTGGGTGAAAGGCGGCGCGCCGGCCTGGGGCAACGGCTTCCTGCCGGCGGCCTATCAAGGCACGATCCTGCGCGGCGGCGAGTCGCCGATTCTCAACCTCAAGACGCCGGCGGGTGTCAGCGACAAACAGCAGGCGGCGACGGTCGATCTGATCAACCGTTTGAACCGCGCCAATCCAGCTTCCGTGTCCGGCGATTCGGAACTATCCGCACGGTCGGCCGCTTACGAACTGGCGTTCCGCATGCAGGCCCACGCGCCGGGCGTCGTCGATATCTCGACCGAGACCAACGCGACCAGGCGTATGTACGGCCTGGACAACCAAGCCACCGCCGAGTTCGGCCTGCGGTGCCTGTTTGCCCGGCGGATGGTCGAGCGCGGCGTGCGGTTCGTGCAGCTTTACTGCGGCGATACCAACGGCTGGGACGCCCACAACAAGATCGAAGCCAACCACGGTAAGCTTTGCGCCGAAAGCGATCTGCCCGTCGCCGGCCTGTTGAAAGACCTTAAGTCGCGCGGCCTGCTCGACAGCACGCTGGTCATCTGGGGTGGCGAATTCGGCCGAACACCGATGAGCGAAAGCAACGACGGCCGCGATCACAACCCGCACGGCTTCTGCATGTGGATGGCCGGCGGCGGCGTGAAGGGTGGCCAGATCATCGGCGCGACAGACGCCGTCGGACTGCGGGCGACCGAAGACCGCACGCATGTGCACGACATCCACGCGACAATCCTGCACCTGATGGGAATGGATCACACCCGGCTGACCTTCCGACACAACGGCCGCGACGAGCGGCTGACCGATGTCGCGGGGAACGTGATCGCCAAAGCGCTGGCGTAG
- a CDS encoding DUF1553 domain-containing protein — MSQTRGFLAPFLAAVIVLTVTPALAVEDGRSVVNEALTLLEAHCVQCHGGKSTKGGLNLVTREALLSGGDGGTGLVPGKPDDSLIIKSIRHETDAPMPHKARKLSDGSIATLSAWVAAGAPYPRVLNKEGVQLKTEFAITDKDRSHWAFQPVKRPPLPLADDPSLSSAHPIDRFILAKLREIGLTLSPAAGREALIRRVKFDLVGLPPTPQEVAAFAADASPDAYEKLIDRYLASPHYGERWGRHWLDLARYAETDGFEHDAVRPHSWRYRDYVVRAFNADKPYDRFVLEQIAGDELWPTESDALIATGFNLLGPDMVDSADQVQRRQNTLNDMTDTTGLVFLGLTVGCARCHDHKFEPISQKDYYRLQASFTPVAFKRDLPVATPADREKLDSAMREWEQQSPVQELAKLDAPVIEKLRAAKIRKLSPEAQAAHAVAPERRDTEQANLVLETAHLVEVNDNAIGSAHSTDDRARRSNLKDQIKKLPKPPQPPMAMALSNGKGAATKTFVLNRGEYSQPTDEVSPGVMTVLAATPGDSSAADLPAAGRRSRLAQWMVDPANPLTARVMVNRIWQHHFGKGLVASASDFGVHGQQPSHPELLDWLASEFVARGWSVKQMHKLMLMSATYQQSTTPAADDVGKLTAADPGTQLYGRMNRLRLEGEIIRDSLLAISGRLNPEMGGPGVFPPIPKAVLKGAKGWEASKNLADHGRRSIYIFARRNLRFPFLEVFDAPNSNLSCPSRERSTTAPQSLTLLNAEDVMAAAKSLAERLEREAKTPEERIALAYKLTLGRAPTANELAISEEFVAAAPMSELCRALFNVNEFVYLE; from the coding sequence ATGTCGCAAACTCGCGGATTTCTTGCGCCGTTTCTCGCGGCGGTGATTGTCCTCACTGTCACCCCTGCCTTGGCCGTCGAAGACGGGCGGTCCGTGGTGAACGAGGCCCTGACGCTTCTCGAAGCCCACTGCGTCCAATGCCACGGCGGCAAAAGCACCAAAGGCGGACTGAACCTTGTGACCCGCGAAGCCCTGCTGTCCGGTGGCGATGGCGGAACGGGCCTGGTCCCTGGCAAGCCGGACGACAGCCTGATCATCAAATCAATCCGCCATGAAACCGACGCGCCGATGCCCCACAAGGCCCGGAAGCTCTCGGACGGATCGATCGCCACCCTGTCGGCGTGGGTGGCAGCGGGAGCGCCGTACCCACGCGTGCTCAACAAGGAAGGCGTCCAGCTCAAGACTGAGTTTGCGATCACCGACAAGGACCGATCGCACTGGGCCTTCCAGCCGGTGAAGCGGCCGCCGCTTCCGCTGGCGGATGATCCGTCGCTTTCCAGCGCCCATCCGATCGACCGGTTCATCCTCGCGAAGCTGCGTGAGATTGGTCTGACGCTGTCGCCGGCCGCCGGTCGCGAGGCGCTGATCCGCCGGGTCAAGTTCGACCTCGTCGGTCTGCCGCCGACGCCGCAAGAAGTGGCGGCGTTTGCCGCCGATGCATCACCCGACGCATATGAGAAACTGATCGACCGCTACCTCGCGTCCCCGCACTACGGAGAGCGGTGGGGGCGGCACTGGCTCGACTTGGCCCGTTACGCCGAGACCGACGGCTTCGAACACGACGCCGTCCGCCCGCATTCGTGGCGGTATCGAGACTATGTCGTCCGTGCCTTCAACGCCGACAAGCCCTACGACCGCTTCGTTCTCGAACAGATCGCCGGCGACGAGCTTTGGCCCACGGAATCCGATGCACTGATCGCGACCGGCTTCAACCTGCTAGGCCCGGATATGGTGGACTCAGCCGACCAAGTGCAGCGGCGTCAGAACACCCTCAACGACATGACCGACACGACCGGCCTGGTGTTCCTGGGCCTGACGGTCGGCTGCGCCCGCTGCCACGACCATAAGTTCGAGCCGATCTCGCAGAAGGATTACTACCGGCTTCAGGCGAGCTTCACACCGGTGGCCTTCAAGCGCGACTTGCCGGTCGCCACGCCGGCCGATCGGGAAAAGCTGGACTCGGCTATGCGGGAGTGGGAGCAGCAATCGCCTGTGCAGGAGCTGGCAAAGCTCGATGCGCCGGTGATCGAAAAACTGCGTGCGGCGAAGATACGCAAACTCTCCCCCGAGGCCCAGGCGGCGCACGCCGTCGCACCAGAACGTCGCGACACCGAGCAGGCGAACCTGGTGCTCGAGACGGCGCACCTGGTCGAGGTGAACGACAACGCCATCGGGTCGGCCCATTCCACCGACGACCGGGCCCGACGCTCCAACCTGAAGGACCAGATCAAGAAACTCCCCAAGCCGCCGCAGCCGCCTATGGCGATGGCGCTCTCCAACGGCAAGGGGGCGGCGACGAAAACGTTCGTCCTGAACCGTGGCGAGTACAGCCAACCGACAGACGAAGTCTCGCCGGGCGTGATGACCGTACTGGCCGCGACACCCGGCGATTCATCTGCAGCTGACCTGCCCGCCGCCGGGCGGAGATCCCGGCTGGCGCAGTGGATGGTCGACCCGGCGAATCCGCTGACCGCGCGGGTCATGGTCAACCGCATCTGGCAGCACCATTTCGGCAAAGGCCTGGTCGCGTCGGCGAGCGATTTTGGCGTACACGGGCAACAGCCTTCACACCCCGAACTGCTCGACTGGCTGGCCAGCGAGTTCGTCGCCCGCGGCTGGAGCGTCAAGCAGATGCACAAGCTGATGCTGATGTCGGCGACGTATCAGCAGTCGACGACACCGGCGGCGGATGACGTTGGCAAGTTGACCGCCGCCGACCCCGGCACCCAACTCTATGGCCGTATGAACCGCCTGCGGCTGGAAGGTGAGATCATCCGCGACAGCCTGCTGGCAATCAGCGGCCGGCTGAACCCGGAGATGGGGGGCCCGGGCGTCTTCCCGCCCATACCCAAGGCCGTACTGAAAGGCGCCAAAGGTTGGGAGGCGAGCAAGAACCTCGCCGACCACGGCCGGCGGAGTATCTATATCTTCGCCAGACGGAACCTGAGGTTCCCGTTCCTGGAGGTATTCGACGCCCCCAACAGCAACCTGAGCTGCCCGAGCCGTGAGCGCAGCACCACAGCGCCGCAGTCACTGACGCTGCTGAACGCCGAGGACGTGATGGCGGCGGCGAAGTCGCTGGCCGAGCGGTTGGAGCGAGAAGCAAAGACGCCGGAGGAACGGATCGCGCTTGCGTACAAGCTGACGCTCGGCCGAGCACCGACGGCAAACGAGTTGGCGATCTCGGAGGAGTTCGTCGCCGCAGCGCCGATGAGTGAGTTGTGCCGCGCACTATTTAACGTGAATGAGTTTGTGTATCTGGAGTGA
- a CDS encoding ABC transporter ATP-binding protein: protein MPPPLRSSRRRYRDYRQKLNDRRKKRVEGSADAQVPGASAVGTGDPGHKKDRKRTRSFTKLLKEFWGLLRGHRKTLAVILAALGISTLLGLLPLYGTKVVFDSVLRNPPLPTGLPAWVPTPQGPIATLTFVAIAMVILAITSEGFSLISRWQATRMTKRVQVSVRKKVFDHAVRLPLHRVYELKSGGVASILREDAGGVGDLIFSLLYNPWRAIIQLIGSLVILAFVDWRLLLGSLALLPTVWLTHRTWIGRIRPLFRDIRSTRQTIDSHATEAFGGMRVVRSFSRQQSEAAQFTRNGHLMARQEVFAWWWMRGIDMAWSVIIPVASALLLYFGGMRVLADNQKLSAGLITQAQALTVGDLVMFLAYLTALLGPIAALAATATSLQNSLSGLDRVLDLLAEPLEMPSKPGAKVVDRDRATGRITFENVAFSYKGSETPVLQGINLDVRPGEMVALVGPSGAGKTTLCNLVARFYDPTGGSVKLDGVALTDITAESYRRLLGIVEQDTFLFDGTIADNIAYGRRNATQTEIEHAAKLANAHEFISKLADGYGSLIGERGVKLSGGQRQRLTIARAILADPRILILDEATSNLDTESERLIQGSLQSLMAGRTSFVIAHRLSTIAHADRILVLENGRIVEQGRHDELMQASGRYRAMVDLQTSPPPAPVVEPKPVKKEWSHAKME from the coding sequence ATGCCTCCTCCGCTCCGTTCCAGTCGCCGTCGTTATCGTGATTACCGCCAAAAGCTTAACGACCGCCGGAAGAAGCGGGTCGAGGGATCGGCCGACGCTCAGGTGCCGGGTGCGTCGGCGGTCGGGACGGGTGATCCAGGCCACAAAAAGGATCGCAAGCGGACTCGCTCGTTTACGAAGTTGCTGAAAGAGTTCTGGGGCCTGCTCCGCGGTCACCGCAAAACGCTCGCTGTCATTCTCGCGGCGCTGGGCATCTCCACCCTTCTGGGCCTGCTGCCGCTTTACGGGACGAAAGTGGTGTTCGACAGTGTGCTGAGGAACCCGCCGCTGCCGACCGGATTGCCGGCATGGGTGCCGACGCCGCAGGGTCCCATCGCCACGCTGACCTTTGTCGCCATCGCCATGGTGATTCTGGCGATCACCTCCGAGGGCTTCAGCCTGATCAGCCGCTGGCAGGCAACCCGCATGACCAAGCGGGTGCAGGTGTCGGTCCGCAAGAAGGTGTTCGACCACGCCGTGCGCCTGCCGTTGCACCGGGTGTATGAACTGAAGTCCGGCGGCGTCGCGTCCATCCTTCGTGAAGACGCCGGCGGCGTGGGCGACCTGATCTTCTCGCTACTTTACAACCCCTGGCGGGCGATCATTCAGCTCATTGGCAGCTTAGTGATCCTGGCGTTCGTCGATTGGCGATTACTGTTGGGCTCGCTGGCACTACTGCCGACGGTCTGGCTCACACACCGCACCTGGATCGGCAGGATTCGGCCGCTCTTCCGCGACATCCGCTCGACCCGCCAGACGATCGACTCGCACGCGACCGAAGCCTTCGGCGGAATGCGCGTCGTCCGCTCGTTCTCCCGTCAACAGTCCGAAGCCGCACAGTTCACCCGCAACGGCCATCTGATGGCCCGTCAGGAAGTCTTCGCTTGGTGGTGGATGCGCGGCATCGACATGGCCTGGTCGGTCATCATCCCGGTCGCGTCGGCGTTGCTGCTCTATTTCGGCGGCATGCGGGTGCTGGCCGACAACCAGAAGCTCAGCGCCGGCCTGATCACCCAGGCCCAGGCGTTGACGGTGGGCGATCTGGTGATGTTTCTGGCGTACCTGACGGCCCTGCTCGGCCCGATCGCCGCGCTTGCGGCGACGGCGACTTCGCTGCAGAACAGCCTGTCGGGGCTTGATCGCGTTCTCGACCTGCTCGCTGAGCCACTGGAGATGCCGTCGAAACCCGGCGCAAAGGTCGTGGATCGCGATAGGGCTACCGGGCGGATCACGTTCGAGAACGTGGCGTTCAGCTACAAGGGTTCCGAAACGCCGGTCCTGCAAGGCATCAATCTCGACGTCCGGCCGGGAGAGATGGTGGCGCTGGTCGGCCCCAGCGGTGCCGGTAAGACGACCCTCTGCAACCTCGTCGCGCGGTTTTACGACCCGACGGGCGGCTCAGTGAAACTCGATGGCGTCGCACTGACTGACATCACTGCCGAGAGCTACCGCCGGCTGCTGGGTATCGTCGAGCAGGACACGTTCCTGTTCGACGGCACGATCGCCGACAACATCGCCTATGGCCGTCGGAACGCGACGCAGACGGAGATCGAGCACGCGGCAAAGTTGGCCAATGCCCACGAGTTCATCAGTAAACTAGCCGACGGCTATGGCTCGCTGATTGGCGAGCGAGGCGTGAAGCTGTCCGGCGGGCAGCGGCAGAGACTGACGATCGCCCGGGCCATTCTGGCCGACCCCCGCATCCTGATCCTCGACGAGGCGACGAGCAACCTCGACACCGAATCCGAACGGCTCATCCAGGGAAGCCTGCAATCCCTGATGGCCGGCCGGACGAGTTTCGTGATAGCCCACCGCCTGAGCACGATCGCGCACGCCGATCGAATCCTGGTGTTGGAGAACGGCCGGATTGTCGAGCAAGGCCGGCACGATGAGTTGATGCAGGCGAGCGGAAGATACCGGGCGATGGTGGACTTGCAGACCAGCCCCCCGCCAGCGCCTGTCGTGGAACCCAAGCCGGTGAAGAAGGAGTGGTCGCACGCGAAGATGGAGTGA
- a CDS encoding cupredoxin domain-containing protein codes for MNRHFQFAFVFLTLVGSATFALADRVNVSISGLKYSPGTVEVKVGDTVTWTNNDDREHTVTADDGSFESGTLKKGRTFSKTFSKPGSYAYGSDPSPRTRGVVVVAK; via the coding sequence ATGAACCGCCATTTTCAATTTGCATTCGTGTTTTTAACGCTGGTCGGCTCCGCCACGTTCGCGTTGGCCGACCGCGTGAATGTGTCAATCTCGGGTCTCAAGTACAGCCCCGGCACGGTGGAAGTGAAAGTCGGCGATACCGTCACCTGGACGAACAATGACGACCGCGAGCACACCGTGACCGCGGATGACGGGTCGTTCGAGTCTGGGACGCTGAAAAAGGGACGCACGTTCAGCAAGACGTTCAGCAAGCCGGGCAGCTATGCCTATGGGTCTGACCCTTCACCCCGAACCAGGGGTGTGGTAGTGGTCGCAAAGTAG
- a CDS encoding CBM96 family carbohydrate-binding protein, with product MTWASDSGVTDVRIRRSLVGPLGPSVFTFSDLPAAGEYVDSSIEAGQTYDYTIYRRTSDGNFNPSDLLRLTMPGLASPVDDANVGIARFPNDLTSYKGYCYFTSGVSVPGLWRSDGTASGTKLVVLLDPVKGVTPAELTVAGNLLYFRTGDSSVGQYLWSSDGTDTGTRIVRQLAPPGTSDTYVEYSDFIAAGDRLFFSSTPDPFSETRTLWTSDGTEGGTKPIEDVSLYVGPYQGPGTASPGKPSPIVSGSTLCFVGTTPAGGVELWRTDGSPSGTSVVADLSTGPESTQITALTIINGTVYFGVGGGSAGLYATDGTAAGTRLVCTSPTGGPTVIAGTGLGPLAGKVYFGTAGNALYEVDAGGGSAVLRLGGVRTDQIVGLGGRLIAALDGSLVTITPDIVSTLSALKPIAQPSLFKRVLYRVGDKVYFIDDTRLYRTDGTSAGTIFVANGAPVFAELGGRLAEVNGSLFYKATDVNGSNDQLWCVSGTAPIAPDEVRAIADPSTPVAALSARYMPAVGTGALPAATRVQVSWKDRASTETGFYVERSTSPDFSGPTSNVWVNANAQAWTDPAAPTTAYYRVASMNAAGVSPPSQVVAVTAPASISGRVGQDTDGNGILAPSEPGLANTQVFLDLNGNSIRDGLDPVVTTLATGAYSFANLAPGGYRIGVVTPAGWSPSNNISIQRTISVAAGQNFSADVLIRRSPSIALRASADAYVRDGSYAATNFGSASELHVRKNTIAGNSREAYLRFDLTTVGPSSGLTSAKVRVAGKLSQALASGVSIGLFAVSSATWTESGLKWSNKPATSATALATRTISATGATWIEFDVTNYVRQQKAAGVVTVNFAIKAIAAATPWVTIVSDEATANRPELLVQQSQTTTLPPPVSPPPTSPPPISPPPTTTGATKIKFQPASAPTVAGYMVDTGATYGTRNGRTYGWTISHSDAVVDRNKNTNQLLDTNVGVKAGARWEVAVPNGTYTVRVGIGDSGASSQNNVWIESANLFNYVALTANTFSSKSITVTVADGKLSLGVGGAATGVTRINFIEIT from the coding sequence TTGACTTGGGCATCAGATTCCGGCGTGACAGACGTCCGCATCAGGCGGTCATTGGTCGGGCCCTTGGGGCCGTCGGTATTCACTTTCAGCGACTTACCGGCCGCGGGCGAATACGTCGACTCTTCCATTGAGGCCGGTCAGACCTATGACTACACCATTTACCGACGAACAAGCGACGGCAACTTCAACCCGTCGGACCTGCTGCGACTGACGATGCCCGGCCTTGCAAGCCCGGTCGACGATGCGAACGTCGGCATTGCACGGTTTCCGAATGATCTGACTTCATACAAAGGCTACTGCTATTTTACGTCGGGCGTCTCTGTTCCGGGGCTCTGGCGAAGCGACGGGACCGCGTCCGGAACCAAGCTGGTTGTCCTGCTAGACCCCGTGAAGGGCGTCACTCCTGCAGAGCTTACGGTTGCTGGAAACCTCCTCTACTTCAGGACCGGCGACAGTAGCGTAGGGCAGTACCTCTGGTCCTCCGACGGAACCGACACAGGCACACGGATTGTCCGCCAGCTCGCTCCGCCGGGCACATCGGATACCTACGTCGAGTACAGCGACTTTATCGCCGCCGGAGACCGACTGTTTTTCAGTTCAACGCCCGACCCGTTTTCGGAAACTCGCACGCTCTGGACAAGTGACGGGACCGAGGGCGGAACAAAGCCGATCGAAGACGTCTCGCTTTATGTCGGGCCCTACCAGGGCCCCGGCACCGCTTCACCAGGCAAGCCGAGCCCCATTGTTTCGGGATCTACCCTCTGCTTCGTCGGCACCACCCCCGCGGGCGGCGTAGAACTTTGGCGAACCGATGGCAGCCCGTCTGGCACGTCGGTCGTCGCCGACCTCAGCACAGGTCCCGAATCGACGCAAATCACGGCTCTAACGATCATCAACGGCACAGTCTATTTCGGTGTGGGGGGTGGTTCCGCGGGGCTTTATGCAACCGATGGAACCGCCGCCGGTACGCGTCTGGTTTGCACATCCCCCACCGGCGGACCGACGGTCATTGCCGGCACCGGGCTGGGGCCCCTCGCTGGCAAAGTCTACTTCGGTACTGCGGGCAACGCCCTATATGAAGTCGATGCCGGCGGAGGCTCCGCCGTATTACGCCTAGGCGGGGTACGCACCGATCAAATCGTGGGCTTGGGTGGCCGACTGATCGCAGCCCTAGACGGAAGCCTCGTCACGATCACCCCGGACATCGTTTCAACTCTCTCGGCATTGAAGCCCATTGCCCAGCCGTCCCTTTTCAAACGGGTACTTTATCGCGTCGGAGACAAGGTCTACTTCATTGACGACACTCGACTCTATCGCACGGATGGCACATCAGCCGGTACCATCTTCGTCGCGAATGGAGCACCAGTCTTCGCCGAACTCGGCGGACGGCTCGCCGAGGTGAACGGCTCGCTCTTTTACAAGGCGACGGATGTCAACGGTAGCAACGATCAGCTTTGGTGCGTCTCGGGAACAGCCCCGATAGCTCCGGATGAGGTCCGCGCAATTGCCGACCCTTCAACGCCAGTCGCAGCACTCTCGGCTCGCTATATGCCTGCAGTCGGCACTGGCGCGTTGCCTGCCGCGACGAGGGTTCAGGTCAGTTGGAAAGACCGCGCCTCAACTGAAACCGGATTCTACGTCGAGCGATCGACATCGCCAGACTTTTCCGGCCCAACCAGCAATGTTTGGGTCAACGCAAACGCACAGGCGTGGACCGATCCTGCGGCACCGACGACTGCGTACTATCGCGTGGCGTCCATGAATGCGGCGGGAGTTTCACCTCCATCGCAGGTCGTTGCGGTGACCGCGCCCGCGTCGATATCCGGACGGGTCGGTCAGGACACAGACGGCAACGGCATCCTTGCGCCATCCGAGCCAGGGCTGGCCAACACGCAAGTCTTCCTCGACTTGAACGGAAACAGCATTCGCGACGGGCTTGATCCCGTCGTAACAACCTTAGCTACCGGCGCCTATTCATTCGCCAACCTCGCGCCCGGCGGATATCGCATCGGAGTGGTCACACCGGCGGGTTGGTCACCCTCCAACAACATCTCCATTCAGCGAACCATCAGCGTGGCGGCCGGCCAGAACTTCTCTGCCGATGTGCTCATTCGACGGTCCCCTTCGATCGCGCTTCGGGCATCTGCTGACGCGTATGTTCGGGACGGATCCTATGCAGCGACCAATTTTGGGTCGGCCAGCGAACTTCACGTGCGCAAGAATACGATTGCCGGCAACTCCCGTGAGGCATATCTTCGCTTCGACCTAACGACCGTCGGTCCGTCGTCCGGACTGACCTCGGCGAAGGTGCGTGTCGCGGGCAAGCTCTCTCAAGCACTTGCGAGTGGGGTGTCTATCGGCCTTTTTGCCGTCAGCTCGGCGACTTGGACGGAGTCCGGCCTCAAGTGGAGCAATAAGCCCGCAACTTCAGCGACCGCCTTGGCGACCCGAACGATTTCGGCAACCGGCGCGACCTGGATCGAGTTCGATGTGACGAACTACGTGAGGCAACAAAAGGCGGCCGGCGTCGTCACCGTGAACTTTGCAATCAAGGCGATCGCGGCTGCGACGCCATGGGTTACCATTGTCAGCGATGAAGCGACCGCGAATCGGCCGGAACTGCTCGTTCAGCAGAGTCAGACAACGACGCTTCCCCCACCTGTGTCTCCTCCGCCAACGTCCCCTCCACCGATATCGCCTCCGCCGACTACAACAGGGGCAACCAAGATCAAGTTCCAGCCTGCTTCGGCTCCGACGGTGGCCGGATATATGGTCGATACCGGGGCGACCTACGGCACGCGAAACGGCCGCACCTACGGATGGACGATCAGCCACAGTGATGCCGTCGTCGATCGTAACAAGAATACCAATCAACTGCTCGATACTAATGTAGGTGTGAAGGCGGGTGCCAGATGGGAAGTCGCTGTTCCCAATGGCACCTACACGGTGAGGGTCGGCATCGGCGATTCCGGCGCAAGCAGCCAGAACAACGTCTGGATCGAAAGTGCCAACCTGTTCAATTACGTCGCACTTACGGCGAACACCTTCAGCAGCAAGTCGATCACGGTCACAGTCGCCGACGGTAAACTGTCGCTCGGCGTCGGAGGGGCTGCAACGGGCGTGACGCGGATCAACTTCATCGAGATCACCTAG